Genomic segment of Mucilaginibacter sabulilitoris:
TTGAATGAAATAAAAAAGGCGGCCCCCGAATGACCAGGGCACCGCCGGGGTTATGGAGGGGTATTAAAGAACTTACAAGCCAAACACGCCGCGCAGGAAGGCACCTGCCAGTACCATAAAAAAGGCGGCAAAGAACCAGGCAGCTACCTGCTCGTCGATGCGTGGGTGCCCCATCTGCCAGTTATGGTAAATGCGGACCGCACCGATAATGCCGAACACGGCTGCCAGCACCAGTGAACAGTCCATCGCGGAAAAGAAGGTCGACTGTAAATTTTGCTGAGCCTGCTGCATTTCCGAAATGCCAGGTTGGGCGCTTGCACTCAATGCCAGCAGGCAACAGCAAAAAATCAATAAGCATGCTTTCATATTAAAAGCTTACGGAACGTGTATAGATGATAGCTTCCTGTTTGGCCAGGCGA
This window contains:
- a CDS encoding DUF4134 family protein; the protein is MKACLLIFCCCLLALSASAQPGISEMQQAQQNLQSTFFSAMDCSLVLAAVFGIIGAVRIYHNWQMGHPRIDEQVAAWFFAAFFMVLAGAFLRGVFGL